One window from the genome of Thalassospira xiamenensis M-5 = DSM 17429 encodes:
- a CDS encoding MAPEG family protein produces the protein MLPITVTVCLTGIFALMLIALSLNVSLRRRDLKLARGDGGDEALQRRIRAHGNFIENAPFCILVVLALEAVLATSDIIWLVAAAFIVARILHAWGTLTASIALVAPSMLIQHAVMFCAAIWPLIQSI, from the coding sequence ATGCTGCCGATCACCGTTACCGTCTGCCTGACTGGCATTTTTGCCCTAATGCTGATCGCTCTTAGCCTGAATGTTTCCTTGCGGCGGCGCGACCTTAAACTGGCCCGTGGCGACGGTGGTGACGAAGCCCTGCAACGCCGGATACGCGCGCATGGCAATTTCATCGAAAATGCGCCTTTCTGTATTCTTGTCGTGCTCGCACTCGAGGCTGTTCTGGCAACGTCTGACATCATCTGGCTGGTTGCCGCGGCCTTCATTGTCGCACGGATTCTTCACGCCTGGGGCACCCTGACCGCATCAATTGCCTTGGTCGCCCCCTCCATGCTGATACAGCATGCCGTCATGTTCTGCGCTGCCATCTGGCCTCTGATCCAAAGCATCTAG
- a CDS encoding methyl-accepting chemotaxis protein, with product MFGWVWKSNIAQRLYSLAGWLLLTSGLLGSIAVYKMTVIGNELEQVTARDLPLTLMLEKITQHQLEQAILMEKSLRFRNVDSHSESETSVRANFDEISKQSDVELREATRMVKAYLTELSNNADRTEFAAVEAALLRIEADHRTYESNVANIFKALDNGASTSDVADAVIATEKLQKDLNTAIEALLAEVANYTQLSMNKALEDERMGKTLITALSGFALVSGILLAWLLGRSITRPLHRLTEALGDLAKGKLDTPVPVSAFRDEVGEMADAMRVFQADMIKARELEAMQEQQRALDEKRRAETDRLVKEFCETLVNTFADIVKGANEVLSRAETMQSQSTQAGSLAGAVATEAEESSASAQSLSAATEQMVAAIDEISSQITQFSGIAHNAVEHSNTSQTEMRNLQEVAEEVGQVVQLITQIADQTNLLALNATIEAARAGEAGKGFAVVAGEVKNLANQTAKATDEITRKIERIQSVSRNSTDAITNIGTVINSIDSYVTAIVGAVEEQNATTREIARNVDFVSESAKRVSENVTTIQSSVTDVGNSAITVHENADHTAHQAGFLNSKISDFITAMKRVQGDSPEATSKSGQYQTTMLRAAE from the coding sequence ATGTTTGGATGGGTGTGGAAGTCAAATATTGCGCAGCGCCTATATAGTCTTGCGGGCTGGCTGTTGTTAACTTCAGGTTTGCTTGGCAGCATCGCCGTATACAAAATGACCGTGATCGGCAATGAACTGGAACAGGTTACCGCGCGCGACCTGCCTCTGACACTGATGCTTGAAAAAATCACGCAGCATCAGCTTGAACAAGCCATCCTGATGGAAAAGTCGCTGCGTTTCCGCAATGTGGACTCCCATAGCGAGAGCGAAACCAGTGTTCGGGCTAATTTCGATGAAATTTCAAAACAGTCCGATGTGGAGCTCCGTGAAGCAACCAGAATGGTAAAAGCCTATCTCACCGAGCTTTCAAATAATGCAGACCGAACAGAATTTGCCGCTGTCGAAGCGGCCCTTTTGCGCATAGAAGCGGATCATCGCACTTACGAGTCCAACGTCGCCAACATTTTCAAAGCTCTTGACAATGGGGCAAGCACATCCGACGTCGCGGATGCTGTCATCGCGACAGAGAAATTGCAAAAAGACCTTAATACCGCCATTGAAGCCCTTCTTGCCGAAGTCGCGAACTACACCCAGCTGTCAATGAACAAGGCGTTGGAAGACGAACGCATGGGCAAAACTCTGATCACCGCTTTGTCGGGCTTTGCGCTCGTATCAGGCATACTTTTGGCGTGGCTTTTGGGACGGTCGATTACCCGTCCGTTGCATCGCCTGACAGAAGCTCTGGGCGATCTGGCAAAAGGTAAACTTGATACACCGGTGCCGGTTTCCGCCTTCCGCGATGAAGTCGGCGAGATGGCCGATGCGATGCGGGTATTTCAGGCAGATATGATCAAGGCCCGTGAACTTGAAGCCATGCAAGAACAACAACGCGCACTTGATGAGAAACGCCGGGCAGAGACGGATCGACTGGTAAAAGAATTTTGCGAAACTCTTGTAAATACGTTTGCCGATATCGTCAAAGGCGCCAATGAAGTTCTCTCACGTGCCGAAACCATGCAAAGCCAAAGTACACAGGCAGGATCGCTCGCCGGTGCTGTTGCCACCGAGGCAGAAGAATCATCAGCAAGTGCTCAGTCGCTTAGTGCTGCAACCGAACAAATGGTTGCAGCGATTGACGAAATCTCATCCCAGATCACACAGTTTTCTGGGATTGCGCATAACGCTGTTGAACATTCCAATACCTCCCAGACCGAAATGCGCAACCTGCAGGAAGTCGCAGAAGAAGTGGGCCAAGTCGTGCAACTGATTACCCAGATTGCAGATCAGACCAATCTTCTGGCCCTGAACGCCACGATCGAAGCCGCGCGCGCCGGTGAAGCAGGCAAAGGATTTGCCGTGGTTGCGGGAGAAGTCAAAAACCTTGCCAATCAGACGGCCAAGGCCACGGATGAAATCACCCGCAAGATCGAACGCATTCAAAGCGTGTCGCGCAATTCAACCGATGCCATCACTAATATCGGCACCGTGATTAACAGCATCGATAGTTATGTCACCGCCATTGTCGGTGCCGTCGAAGAACAGAACGCCACAACACGCGAAATTGCCCGCAATGTTGATTTCGTTTCTGAAAGTGCCAAACGGGTTTCGGAAAATGTCACCACGATTCAATCCAGTGTTACCGATGTCGGCAACAGCGCGATCACGGTGCACGAAAATGCCGATCATACCGCCCATCAGGCGGGTTTCCTGAACAGCAAGATCAGCGATTTCATCACCGCGATGAAGCGCGTGCAAGGCGATAGCCCGGAAGCCACAAGCAAATCGGGGCAATATCAGACCACCATGCTTCGCGCCGCCGAATAA
- a CDS encoding DUF1801 domain-containing protein, with translation MNQTQSFGIGRSDPGTVPKLAADLSTKFACYPDDARSALMTIRGWIFELAANIPIGMITETLKWGEPAWVTPSGSGTTIRADWKPKALDRIAIYVNCQTDLIDRVRSHFDGVLECEGNRAILLALDRPFPEEAIKTVLGWALTYHQDRRKPTSKR, from the coding sequence ATGAACCAGACGCAATCCTTCGGAATAGGCCGATCTGACCCCGGCACGGTTCCCAAACTGGCCGCTGACCTTTCTACCAAATTCGCATGCTATCCCGACGATGCCCGCTCGGCGTTAATGACAATTCGCGGATGGATTTTCGAACTGGCGGCAAATATCCCTATTGGGATGATTACGGAAACCCTGAAATGGGGGGAACCGGCATGGGTAACGCCCTCCGGGTCGGGGACGACCATCCGGGCCGACTGGAAACCAAAGGCACTCGACCGGATCGCCATTTACGTCAACTGCCAGACCGACCTGATTGATCGGGTCCGTAGCCATTTTGACGGGGTTCTGGAATGCGAAGGAAATCGGGCGATCCTGCTTGCGCTGGATCGCCCGTTTCCCGAAGAAGCAATTAAAACCGTGCTTGGCTGGGCGCTGACTTATCATCAGGACCGGCGCAAACCGACATCCAAGCGTTAG
- a CDS encoding MarR family winged helix-turn-helix transcriptional regulator encodes MDNHDNNPLRLENFLCFSVYAASHAFNRIYKPLLDALELTYPQYLVMVTLWEEDDQPVRSIGEKLFLESSTLTPLLKRLEAAGLVKRTRDPKDERSVRITLTAAGRELRQKALDVPRCVGEVAELDLSTIKRLIDDLGQLRDNLEANASRK; translated from the coding sequence ATGGACAATCATGATAACAATCCGCTCAGGCTTGAAAACTTCCTGTGCTTTTCTGTCTATGCGGCCAGTCATGCGTTTAACCGTATCTATAAACCGCTTCTTGACGCGCTTGAGCTCACCTATCCGCAATATCTGGTGATGGTGACCCTGTGGGAGGAGGATGATCAGCCGGTTCGCAGCATTGGTGAAAAGCTGTTTCTGGAATCCAGCACCTTGACGCCTTTGCTTAAACGGCTTGAGGCGGCGGGACTGGTTAAACGTACCCGTGATCCAAAGGATGAACGTTCCGTACGTATTACCCTGACAGCAGCGGGCAGGGAATTGCGGCAAAAGGCACTTGATGTACCGCGTTGTGTTGGCGAGGTGGCGGAACTTGATCTTTCGACAATCAAACGCCTGATCGATGATCTGGGCCAGTTGCGTGACAATCTTGAGGCAAATGCATCGCGGAAATAG
- a CDS encoding two-component system response regulator produces the protein MIAMRKPIHVMIVEDERIVALHLRQQLARLGYDRTSVHSAGINALKAIETDAPDIILMDIRIDGDIDGIETAAGIPEHLMIPIIYLSAYSEDTTLERARQTRPYGFLLKPFSERELHATIQMALERREVELALRESQERLSLAMHAARMSCWEVDVSTRKMHSTGLAQFLPDENQSAETITESWEDFLHRVASGDRDMVRKAFEYAVLHGEFYDVVFRGEQCEGTQSWFRARGKSYINDRKGTQRIIGVMQDITDQRLTNDKLRQAMTVFETTQDGILILDPDLNITSANRAYCQITGADPMNVVGSPPYMIVPEAFPPAFYQELFHTLRTRRHWHREIETRDMSGNPISIMMQIIAVEDDDGVLTHFVAMISDLTAIRQAEQELHYLAQYDGLTGLPNRLLATDRLNRAIERCERTGSVVACLFLDLDDFKNINDTLGHAAGDQVLLIVATRIKALTDRTDTIARLGGDEFLIIRENMHSEAAAGNLASHIIHELQKPFYIVGHELTLSASIGIALYPENAHSPQDLIRLADTAMYAAKDQGRRTYAFYKSEMTESATHYMTRSLELRRGLEKGELTLYYQPQVDAKTGEMTGTETLIRWNHPQNGILGPAEIIPIAEQSGLIVEIGQWVLEESCAQARRWQDEGFDPIRIAVNVSVRQMRTPGFAKTVQTVLANTGLDPKWLEIEVTESMIQDEDIMIDTLHELRAVGVSVAIDDFGTGYSCLRSIKSLPIERIKIDRAFIKGIPQNTDDAALAEAMIAMARTLGLKVTAEGVETTAQRDFLHRQGCNELQGFLFSKPVPAEQLFKSSHSSTKIS, from the coding sequence ATGATCGCCATGCGCAAGCCGATCCATGTGATGATTGTCGAAGATGAACGGATCGTCGCACTGCATTTGCGTCAACAGCTTGCCCGGCTCGGCTATGACCGGACATCGGTCCATAGTGCCGGTATCAATGCCTTGAAAGCGATTGAAACCGATGCGCCTGACATCATTCTGATGGATATCCGCATCGACGGCGATATTGACGGCATTGAAACCGCGGCGGGCATCCCCGAACATCTGATGATCCCGATCATCTATCTATCGGCTTATTCCGAGGATACAACCCTTGAACGGGCGCGCCAAACCCGGCCCTATGGCTTTTTGTTAAAACCGTTTTCAGAACGTGAACTACACGCGACAATCCAGATGGCACTGGAACGCCGCGAGGTAGAACTCGCCCTTCGTGAAAGTCAGGAACGGTTGTCGCTTGCCATGCATGCTGCCCGCATGAGCTGCTGGGAGGTGGATGTCAGTACCCGCAAAATGCACAGTACCGGTCTGGCGCAGTTTTTACCCGACGAAAATCAAAGTGCAGAAACAATCACCGAAAGCTGGGAAGATTTTCTGCATCGTGTTGCATCCGGTGATCGCGACATGGTCCGCAAGGCATTCGAATATGCCGTTCTGCATGGCGAATTCTACGACGTCGTTTTCCGCGGCGAGCAATGCGAAGGCACCCAAAGCTGGTTCCGCGCACGCGGCAAGTCCTATATCAATGACCGCAAGGGCACCCAGCGCATCATAGGCGTGATGCAGGACATTACCGATCAACGTCTGACCAATGACAAGCTCCGTCAGGCGATGACAGTATTTGAAACCACCCAGGATGGTATTCTGATACTTGACCCGGACCTGAACATCACCAGCGCCAACCGTGCCTATTGCCAGATTACAGGCGCAGACCCGATGAACGTTGTCGGCAGCCCGCCCTATATGATCGTGCCAGAAGCCTTCCCGCCCGCCTTTTATCAGGAACTGTTCCATACGCTGCGCACACGCCGCCACTGGCACCGCGAAATCGAAACCCGCGACATGTCGGGCAATCCGATTTCCATCATGATGCAGATCATCGCGGTCGAGGACGACGATGGCGTCCTGACCCATTTCGTTGCGATGATTTCGGATCTCACCGCCATCCGACAGGCCGAACAGGAACTGCATTACCTGGCCCAGTATGACGGCCTCACCGGCCTGCCCAACCGGCTTCTGGCGACCGACCGGCTGAACCGTGCGATTGAACGCTGCGAACGTACCGGATCGGTGGTCGCCTGCCTGTTCCTTGATCTTGATGACTTCAAGAATATTAACGATACACTTGGCCATGCCGCCGGTGATCAGGTTTTGCTGATTGTTGCGACCCGTATCAAGGCACTGACCGATCGAACCGATACCATCGCGCGCCTTGGCGGGGACGAATTCCTGATTATCCGCGAAAACATGCATAGCGAGGCCGCCGCAGGCAACCTTGCCAGCCACATCATTCATGAACTGCAAAAGCCGTTCTATATTGTCGGCCATGAACTGACATTATCGGCCAGCATCGGTATTGCCCTTTATCCCGAAAATGCCCATTCACCACAGGATCTGATCCGGCTGGCCGACACGGCAATGTATGCCGCCAAGGATCAGGGGCGGCGCACCTATGCGTTTTATAAATCGGAAATGACCGAAAGTGCCACGCACTATATGACGCGCAGCCTGGAATTGCGTCGCGGTCTGGAAAAGGGTGAGCTGACCCTTTATTATCAGCCGCAAGTCGATGCAAAAACCGGTGAAATGACCGGGACCGAAACCCTGATTCGGTGGAACCATCCCCAAAATGGCATTCTTGGTCCGGCGGAAATCATCCCGATTGCGGAACAAAGCGGGTTGATTGTCGAAATCGGCCAATGGGTTCTTGAAGAATCCTGCGCACAGGCGCGCCGCTGGCAAGATGAAGGTTTTGATCCAATCCGCATCGCGGTCAATGTTTCGGTCCGCCAGATGCGCACACCGGGCTTTGCCAAAACGGTGCAAACTGTTCTGGCCAATACCGGACTTGATCCGAAATGGTTGGAGATTGAAGTCACCGAAAGCATGATCCAGGACGAAGATATCATGATCGATACCCTGCATGAATTGCGCGCGGTTGGCGTATCAGTCGCGATTGATGATTTCGGCACGGGTTATTCGTGTTTGCGGTCCATCAAAAGCCTGCCGATTGAACGCATCAAAATTGATCGCGCCTTTATCAAAGGCATTCCGCAAAATACCGATGATGCCGCCCTTGCCGAAGCCATGATTGCCATGGCACGGACCCTTGGCCTCAAAGTCACTGCCGAAGGGGTCGAAACAACCGCCCAACGTGATTTCCTGCATAGGCAGGGCTGTAACGAATTGCAGGGTTTCCTGTTCAGCAAACCGGTCCCCGCCGAACAGCTTTTCAAGTCCAGCCACTCAAGCACGAAAATTTCATAA
- a CDS encoding organic hydroperoxide resistance protein, translating to MSVDVKYRATASATGGRDGRAKTEDGSLDVKLTTPKELGGAGGEGNNPEQLFAMGYSACFIGAMKFVSSQGGPKVPSDASVKAVVGIGPRAAGGFGLAVDLHISLPGLDKAEAEKLVEEAHKICPYSNSVRGNVDVTSHIA from the coding sequence ATGTCTGTAGATGTCAAATACCGCGCAACAGCAAGTGCAACCGGTGGCCGTGACGGCCGTGCGAAAACCGAAGACGGCAGCCTCGATGTCAAACTGACCACGCCCAAGGAACTCGGTGGTGCTGGCGGCGAAGGCAACAACCCTGAACAGCTTTTCGCAATGGGTTACTCGGCCTGTTTCATCGGCGCGATGAAATTCGTCTCCTCCCAGGGAGGCCCGAAAGTTCCGTCTGATGCTTCGGTCAAGGCTGTTGTCGGCATCGGCCCGCGTGCGGCTGGCGGTTTCGGCCTTGCGGTTGACCTACATATCTCGCTGCCGGGCCTTGATAAGGCCGAAGCTGAAAAGCTGGTCGAAGAAGCCCACAAAATCTGCCCGTATTCCAACTCGGTCCGCGGCAATGTCGATGTAACCTCGCACATCGCCTGA
- a CDS encoding methyl-accepting chemotaxis protein — protein sequence MRFSNMSLGAKLTCVSALAIAFCLIVGIFLQTVQTGKTTEELTVGEARAVGQFHAEQASRVLNGGMLVAKNLAGAFRALREQGGADRKAYNEILNRTLMDNPSLAGAWSGFETNALDGKDADYKGEGEPFGDGSGKYVTYYYNFGGGITPYHLTGLDNPEVNEYYTEPKRTNKPYLTDAITYDIQGRDVVLTSFVYPVQDSGGKFLGVMGVDLELNALSERFAELAPFGTGTVNLVSAQGTWVAHENPDIRGTKLDAANPTDAAILEAMKSGQSGQIDDGEVMHLIVPVAIEGYANQWGVVVNVPLATVYAPADDLRNATLIGGVVLLIVVIAVILLSTNAMVARPMTRVAGVIADLEKGNFNVTVPYHDRSDEIGAIAKALEAFKEASAGMQQAERDKREAEHRASEERNRTRLQMADEFEKSVGSIVVHVTDSAGDMEKVSRQMRCAANESSEQATVVAAAADEASANVQTVASASEELSASIQEISSQVARSSEIANNAVDEASRANAMVTGLAEAADRIGQVVSLINDIASQTNLLALNATIEAARAGEAGKGFAVVASEVKNLANQTAKATEEIAQQIGSIQSETHNTVGAIEKITETISNINEITGAIAAAVEQQGAATAEISGNVQQAAAGTNEVSSSIGIVRNTSQQTGDAASNVQAGATELAEQARNLDTQVKNFLERLRNI from the coding sequence ATGCGATTTTCGAATATGTCTCTTGGTGCCAAGCTGACCTGCGTCAGTGCACTCGCAATTGCCTTCTGCCTGATCGTCGGCATCTTCCTTCAAACTGTCCAGACCGGCAAAACAACCGAAGAGCTGACCGTGGGCGAAGCCCGTGCCGTTGGCCAGTTCCATGCCGAACAGGCCAGCCGGGTGCTGAATGGCGGGATGCTGGTTGCCAAAAACCTTGCAGGTGCCTTTCGCGCACTTCGTGAACAGGGCGGAGCAGACCGCAAGGCCTATAACGAAATCCTCAATCGCACCCTGATGGATAACCCGTCCCTTGCCGGGGCGTGGTCCGGATTTGAAACCAACGCCCTTGACGGCAAGGATGCCGATTACAAGGGCGAAGGCGAACCGTTTGGCGACGGCAGCGGAAAATATGTCACCTATTATTATAACTTCGGTGGCGGCATTACCCCCTATCACCTGACCGGGCTCGATAACCCGGAGGTCAATGAATATTACACTGAACCCAAACGCACCAATAAGCCCTACCTGACCGATGCGATTACCTATGACATTCAGGGCCGCGATGTGGTTCTGACATCGTTTGTCTATCCGGTGCAGGACAGTGGCGGAAAGTTTCTTGGTGTTATGGGTGTCGATCTTGAACTGAATGCGCTGTCGGAACGGTTTGCCGAACTGGCCCCGTTTGGCACCGGCACCGTCAATCTTGTTTCCGCACAGGGCACATGGGTTGCCCATGAAAACCCCGATATCCGCGGCACCAAACTTGATGCCGCCAATCCAACCGACGCGGCCATTCTTGAAGCGATGAAGTCGGGCCAGTCCGGTCAGATTGACGATGGCGAAGTCATGCACCTGATCGTTCCGGTCGCCATTGAAGGTTATGCCAACCAGTGGGGCGTAGTCGTCAACGTGCCGCTTGCCACCGTTTATGCCCCGGCCGATGACCTGCGCAATGCAACCCTGATCGGTGGTGTGGTACTTTTGATCGTTGTGATCGCGGTGATCCTGCTGTCGACCAACGCCATGGTCGCCCGCCCGATGACCCGTGTTGCCGGGGTGATTGCCGACCTGGAAAAGGGCAATTTCAACGTCACTGTCCCCTATCATGACCGGTCCGACGAAATTGGTGCGATTGCCAAGGCGCTCGAAGCTTTCAAAGAAGCATCCGCGGGCATGCAGCAGGCCGAGCGCGACAAACGCGAAGCCGAACATCGCGCCAGCGAAGAACGCAACCGCACCCGCCTGCAGATGGCCGACGAATTCGAAAAGTCGGTCGGCTCCATCGTTGTTCATGTCACTGACAGTGCTGGCGATATGGAAAAAGTCTCGCGTCAGATGCGCTGTGCCGCGAACGAAAGCTCGGAACAGGCAACCGTGGTTGCTGCGGCTGCCGACGAGGCCAGTGCAAATGTCCAGACCGTCGCTTCGGCAAGTGAGGAACTTTCTGCCTCCATTCAGGAAATCAGCTCGCAGGTCGCACGTTCTTCTGAAATCGCCAACAATGCGGTCGACGAAGCATCACGCGCCAACGCCATGGTCACCGGCCTTGCCGAAGCCGCTGATCGCATCGGTCAGGTCGTCAGCCTGATCAATGATATCGCGTCCCAGACCAACCTTCTGGCCCTGAACGCCACCATCGAGGCCGCCCGCGCGGGTGAAGCGGGTAAAGGCTTTGCGGTCGTCGCAAGCGAGGTCAAAAACCTTGCCAATCAGACCGCCAAGGCGACAGAGGAAATCGCCCAACAGATCGGATCGATCCAGTCCGAGACCCACAATACCGTCGGCGCGATTGAAAAGATCACTGAAACAATTTCCAACATCAATGAAATCACCGGCGCAATTGCCGCCGCGGTCGAACAACAGGGCGCTGCCACGGCCGAAATTTCGGGCAATGTCCAGCAGGCCGCGGCAGGCACCAACGAAGTATCCTCCTCAATCGGGATCGTACGCAATACGTCCCAGCAAACGGGCGACGCCGCGTCCAACGTGCAGGCCGGGGCAACCGAACTGGCCGAACAGGCCCGCAACCTTGATACACAGGTCAAAAACTTCCTTGAGCGGTTGCGTAACATCTAG
- a CDS encoding sensor histidine kinase, with the protein MNETSDMKDLSASHTDGSGSTMTAPHVAFEEDHRFRRVVEYAPNAMILVDAKGLIEMVNAETEKVFGYTRDELLGQPVDVLVPDRFRHHHAGLRNSFIAAPGPRPMGPGRDLYALRKDGSEFPVEIGLNPIAEGDRVQVLAAIVDISDRKSRQESLEKSLQEKEILLSEVHHRVKNNLQIVHSLLDMQTANVKDDLAREILRDSCNRVRSMAQIHQTLYQSEDVSRVDFNYFCDALINSLLVTFNTNPDLIRFERDLGSVSLPIGTAVPCGLITNELITNALKHAFPGNRQGTINLSATEIAPNQIELSLTDDGVGFPESFYIDSSSGLGLQLVELLTDQLGGTLDMHTRNPTRITIRFTIKD; encoded by the coding sequence TTGAACGAAACGTCAGACATGAAAGACTTGTCGGCGTCGCACACCGATGGATCGGGCAGTACGATGACCGCACCGCATGTCGCATTCGAGGAAGATCATCGATTCCGGCGCGTTGTTGAATATGCGCCGAACGCGATGATTCTTGTCGATGCCAAGGGTCTTATTGAAATGGTCAATGCCGAAACCGAAAAGGTGTTCGGTTATACCCGTGATGAATTACTCGGCCAGCCGGTCGATGTGCTGGTGCCAGATCGGTTCCGCCATCATCATGCCGGGCTTCGCAACAGTTTCATCGCCGCCCCCGGACCACGCCCGATGGGACCGGGGAGAGATCTTTATGCCCTGCGCAAGGATGGCAGCGAGTTTCCGGTGGAAATCGGCCTTAACCCGATTGCCGAAGGCGACCGTGTACAGGTCCTGGCCGCCATTGTCGATATTTCAGACCGCAAAAGCCGTCAGGAAAGTCTGGAAAAATCCTTGCAGGAAAAGGAAATCCTGCTGTCGGAAGTCCATCACCGGGTCAAAAACAATCTGCAAATCGTTCACAGTCTGCTTGATATGCAAACCGCCAATGTGAAGGACGATCTGGCGCGTGAAATTCTGCGCGACAGTTGCAACCGTGTCCGGTCCATGGCGCAAATCCACCAGACCCTTTATCAAAGCGAAGATGTTTCGCGCGTCGATTTCAACTATTTCTGTGATGCGTTGATCAATTCGCTGCTGGTGACCTTTAACACCAACCCCGACCTCATCAGGTTTGAACGCGATCTGGGTTCGGTGTCGCTTCCGATCGGAACGGCCGTGCCGTGCGGCCTGATTACCAACGAACTGATCACCAATGCGCTCAAACACGCATTTCCCGGTAACAGACAGGGCACAATAAACCTTTCCGCCACCGAAATCGCCCCGAACCAGATCGAACTCAGCCTGACCGATGACGGGGTCGGATTCCCGGAAAGTTTCTATATCGACAGCAGCAGCGGGCTTGGCCTGCAACTGGTTGAATTGCTGACCGATCAGCTTGGCGGGACCCTTGATATGCACACCCGCAACCCAACCCGCATCACTATTCGCTTCACGATAAAGGATTGA
- a CDS encoding alpha/beta hydrolase: MNTFKTTVASAAFALAATLATTTALANPVLENNTQNFINALTASGGAPIYTLSPTDARNVLAGAQAGPIAKRAADVTDTVFPVGPTGETRVRIVRPEGNTDRLPVVVYFHGGGWVLGDKETHDRLIREIAVQANAAVVFVDYERSPEAKYPIAIEQDYAVTKYVAEHSEQLNVDPTRLAIAGDSVGGNMTAVVSLLAEQRKGPEIIAQVLFYPVTDANFENGSYTEFANGPWLTKAAMEWFWNQYLPEGTDRTDPKVTPIHAPQELLAGQAPALIITDENDVLRDEGEAYARKLSQAGVDVTTVRYNGTIHDFVMLNAIADTPAAKAATAQASQFLKNAFYGE, translated from the coding sequence ATGAATACATTCAAAACGACTGTTGCCTCCGCTGCATTTGCTCTGGCAGCAACCTTGGCCACCACGACCGCACTGGCAAATCCGGTTCTCGAAAATAACACCCAGAACTTCATCAATGCTCTGACCGCTTCGGGCGGTGCACCGATCTACACGCTCAGCCCGACTGATGCCCGCAATGTTCTGGCCGGTGCGCAGGCAGGCCCGATTGCAAAACGCGCCGCCGATGTTACCGATACCGTCTTCCCTGTCGGTCCGACCGGCGAAACCCGGGTCCGGATCGTCCGCCCCGAAGGCAACACCGACCGCCTGCCGGTTGTCGTCTACTTCCACGGTGGCGGCTGGGTTCTGGGGGATAAGGAAACCCATGATCGTCTGATCCGCGAAATCGCCGTACAGGCAAATGCTGCCGTCGTCTTCGTTGATTATGAACGTTCACCCGAAGCCAAATATCCGATCGCGATTGAACAGGATTATGCGGTGACCAAATATGTTGCCGAACACAGTGAACAGCTTAACGTTGATCCGACCCGTTTGGCGATTGCCGGGGACAGTGTCGGTGGCAACATGACCGCGGTTGTTTCCTTGTTGGCCGAGCAGCGCAAAGGCCCTGAAATCATCGCCCAGGTCCTGTTCTATCCGGTGACCGATGCGAATTTTGAAAATGGCTCTTATACCGAGTTTGCCAATGGCCCGTGGTTGACCAAGGCGGCAATGGAATGGTTCTGGAACCAGTACCTGCCCGAAGGTACGGACCGCACCGATCCGAAAGTAACGCCGATCCATGCCCCGCAGGAATTGCTGGCTGGACAGGCACCTGCCCTGATCATCACCGATGAAAACGACGTGCTGCGTGACGAGGGCGAAGCCTATGCCCGCAAACTCAGCCAGGCCGGGGTGGATGTCACCACGGTTCGCTACAACGGCACGATCCATGATTTCGTCATGCTCAATGCCATCGCCGACACCCCGGCTGCCAAGGCCGCAACCGCCCAGGCCAGCCAGTTTTTGAAGAACGCCTTCTACGGCGAATGA